The genomic interval CTGCTGATGTTCGACGAGCCGGTGGCCGCCCTCGACCCGCTCGCCCGGCGGGCGTTCCTACAGAGCCTGATGGAGTTCGTCGCCGAACTCGAGGTCAGTGTCGTGCTCTCCTCCCACCTGCTCGGTGACCTGGAACGGGTCTGCGACCACCTGATCGTGCTGGCCGCCTCCCGGGTCCAGCTGGCCGGCGAGGTGGAGGAACTGCTCGCCGCCCACTACCGGCTGGTCGCGGCGCGCGCCGACCTCGATCCGCCACCCCCGGGGACCGAGGTCATCCAGGCCACGCACACGGCGCGGCAGACCACGCTGATCGTCCGCGACACCACCGGTACGCTGCTCGACCGCCTGCCCGCCGCCGAACACCTCGACCTGGAGGAGATGGTCCTCGCCTACCTCGCCCGGGCCGCCGAACCCGCCGGCACCCCGCACCCGGCACAGCCGCTGGAGGTCTCCCGATGATCTGGCTGACCTGGCGTCAGTTCCGCGGCCAGGCCCTGGTCGCCGTCGCGGTACTGGTCGCCCTCGGCACCTACCTGGTCGTGCTCGGGCTGCGGATCCGCAACGCCTACGAGGTGAACGTCGGCTGCGCCGGGTGCGACGTCGGAGCGGCCAAGGACGTCTTCGAGAACGCCTACTTCACACCGCTGCTGCTGACCGGCTTCCTGGTCGTGCTGGTGCCCGGCATCCTCGGGGCGTTCTGGGGCGCGCCGCTGCTGGCCCGGGAGTTCGAGTCCGGCACCCACCGTCTGGTCTGGAACCAGAGCGTCACCCGCACCCGCTGGCTGGCCGTCAAACTGGGTTTCGTCACCCTGGCCGGGGTGCTCCTCACCGGCGCGCTCAGCCTCTTGCTGACCTGGGCCGCCAGCCCGTACGACAGGCTGTTCGAGGGCCGGTTCGACCCGCTGCTCTTCCCGGCCCGCAACATCGCCCCGCTCGGCTACGCCGTCTTCGCGGTCGTCGCCGGGATCACCGTCGGGTTGCTGGTCCGCCGGACCCTCCCCGCGATGGCCATCCTGCTCGCCGGCTTCGTCCTGTTGCAGATCCTGATCCCGACGACGGTCCGCCCGCACCTGCAACCCGCCGTCACCGAGACCGTCGCCTGGACCGCCGCCAACGCCAGGGGGCTACAGCTCAACGGGGCGGGCGAGGTCCGGACCGAGGGGTTCGCCGTACCCGGTGCCTGGGTGCTGACCGGCAATCCGCAACTCTTCGACGCCTCCGGGCAGCCGGCGAACCGGGAGCAGTTCGAGGACTGCCCGCACACCTCGCCGGACGTGCACAAGGCGTGCGTGGAGTCGAAGGGCTTCCACATGGTCCTGTCGTACCAGCCCGCCGACCGGTACTGGACCTTCCAGTGGCTGGAGTTGGGGCTGTATCTGGTGCTCGCCGCGCTGCTGGCCGGATTCGCCTTCTGGCGGATCCCGCGCGGCCTGAACTGAACCGACCCGGCGTCGGCGGCCGGTCCCGCCTGGACCGGTCGCCAGCGCGGCGTCCCGAGGTCGTCTCCGCCGGTTCGTCCGAAGCCGGCCGGGTGCCGGGAGCGGACGGGGTCCGGCGGCGGCGATTACCGGTACCGCTCCCGGGTAGCCGGTCGCCGTGGGTGGGCCAACCGAGGACATCGGGGCAGAGACGGACACCGGCCGTGCCGAGGGGTTCAGCGACGGCGTACTCGCGATCGTCATCACCCTGCTCGTGCTCGACCTGCGGATGCCGGAGGTCGAGCCGGGCCGGCTGCTCTCCGAACTGCTGGAGCAGTGGCCGAGCTACGCGGCGTACGTGGCGTCGTACCTGTACATCGCCGTCGTCTGGCTGAACCACAAGGCCACCTTCGGCCGGATCCGCCGGGCCGATCGAGGGCTGCACTGGATGAACCTGCTCGTCCTGTTCAGTACCGCACTGCTGCCGTTTCCGACCTCGGTGCTCTCGCGGGCGCTACAGGAACACAACCTCGCCGACCAGCGGGTCGCCGCCGCGTTGTACGCCCTGGTCGGCGCGGTGCTCTCCGCGAGCTGGCTGGCGTTCTACCACTATCTGGCCACCCACCGGGAGCTGCTGGTGGACGGGGTCGACGAGCGGTTCTTCCCCAGCGAGCGGCTCCGGGCGGTGATCGGTCTGGTGCTGTACGCCGTGGCTGGTCTGCTCGGCGCCCTGGTCACGCCGCTGGCCGGCCTGGTGATCTTCATCCTCCTGCCACCGTTCTACGGCCTCACCAGTGGCGGCCTCTACAGCGCGCCGCTCGTCTCCCGGGGCCGCTCCCGGGGCGGGGCCGGGAGCTGACCGCCGATCCGGCCGACGAGCCGCCGGGGCACGGGTGGCCCGCCGACCCGGGTCGGCGGGCCACCGTCGGATGGGCCCGGTCTACTGTTCGGCGCCGTTCCAGTCGACGAGCTGCACGATCACGCCGTTGGGGTCGCGGACCTGGAAGGCCCGCTCCCCCCACTCCTCGACGGTGAGCGGCATGGTGATCGTCACGCCCTCGGCCTGGAGGCGGGCGAGTTCGCCCTCCAGGTCGTCGACGACGAAGGCCAGGATCAGCCCACGGGCGTGGTCGTCACGCTGGTCGGCCGGCAGCGTCGGCAGGCCCTGGCGCAGGAAGACGACGTTCATCCCGACGTCGTCCCTGGTCAGCGACGCGAAGCCGTCGGCGGCCATCGCCTCGTGGAACCCGAAGTGGGTGACGAGGAAACGGCTGGAGGCGGCGACGTCCGCCACGTTCAGCGAGACGGCGGAGGAGGTGATTTTCACTAGCGGCTCCCTGGCGGTCGATTAACTCCTTACATCGTACACTATACGGGGTACGGATATTCCCGCCGGGCCGGAGGTGGTGCGCGAAACGGAGATCACCTAGATCGGGGAGTCGACCCCGACACGCCCCGCCCCAGCCGGGCGGTTCGCACACCTGTCGGGTAATTTCAGTGGCTGGCCGTCGCCCGCCGAGGAGCTGGCGCCAGGCGGCCCCCGCCCGGACAGGAGATAGCGCAGGCATGGGTAAGCGGACGGTTCACGTCTCCGACTTCAGTGGCAAGGTGGTCCAGTCCGCCGACGAGGTGGTCCGGATCGTGGTGCTGGACCACCCCGACCTGGTCGCCGGGCCGGTGCAGTTGGAGGCCGAGCCGACCGAGGTCGAGAGCATCGACGACGCCGCGCTCGACGTCGCGGTCGTGGAGATCCACGACCGCCGGCCGGGCGAGGCTCCCCGCCGGGTGGTGCTCACCGCCAGCGAGTTCGACGCGCTCGCCACCGACGTGCCGATGGCCCAGCTACTGCGGACCGCCGAACGGGTACGCCCGGCCAAGGCGAGCCGGGAACGCGTCGACTACGCCACCCTGGAGCATGCCGGCCGGCCGCACCGGGGGCGGGTCACCGAGGAAGAGGCGCGGTTGGTGCGCGACCACCTCGACGAGGTGAACAAGCGACTCGCCGACGAGGGGATCCGGCAGATCGACCCGGCCGACCCCGAGCACGCCGCCCGGTACGGCTTCCCCACCACCTGACCGAAGCTCGGGCGGCCGGCCACCCGGGGACGACCGAACCCGGGCGGCCGAACCGCCCCGGTCCGGTTACCCGGCCGAACCACCAGGTCCGGTTACCGGGCCGCGCCGGTCCGGGCGGGCGCGGCACTCGACTCCGGGCGCAGCGGGAAGTGGCACGCCACCTGATGCACGTCGCCGGCCAGCGGCGGCTCCGTCTGGCAGATCTCGGCCGCGATCGGGCAGCGGGTACGGAACCGGCACCCGGTCGGCGGGTTCAGCGCGCTCGGCAGCTCACCCCGGATCGTCATGCTCTCCCGGTCCGTCGCGGCGGCATCGGGGCGGGCTGACGGGACCGCGTCGATCAGCGCCTGGGTGTACGGGTGCCGCGCCGATCGGACCACGTCGTGCGCCGGACCGACCTCGACGAGCTTGCCCAGGTACATCACCCCGACCCGGTCCGACATGTAGTCGACGACGGAGAGGTCGTGACTGATGAAGACGTACGCCAGGCCGAGTTCGCGTTGCAGGTCCCGCATCAGGTTGAGCACCTGCGCCTGGATCGAGACGTCGAGCGCGCTGACCGGCTCGTCCCCGACGATCAGCCGGGGTTGCAGGGCCAGTGACCGGGCCAGCCCGATGCGCTGCAACTGACCGCCGGAGAACTCGTGCGGATAGCGCTCCAGTACCCGTCGGGAGAGCCCGACCTGGTCGAGCAGGGTGCCGATCCGGGCCCGCCGGGCCGCCCCGTCGCCCACCTGCTGGATCTCCAGCGGCTCGGCCAGGATGGCGTCGACCCGCATCCGGGGGTTCATCGCCGCGTAGCTGTCCTGGAACATCAACTGGACCTGCCGGTGCATCCGGCGCCGCTCCCGCCGGCCAAGGGTCGCGATGTCGGTACCGTCCAGCACGATCCGCCCCGCCGTCGGCCGCTCCAGCCCGACCACCAGCCGGCCCACGGTCGACTTGCCGCACCCGGACTCGCCCACCAGCCCGAAGGTCTCGCCGGGATGGACGTCCAGCGACACCCCGGCGACCGCGCTCACCTGCCCGGCGGCCCGGCGCAGCAACCCGGCACCGCTCGCCGGGTAGTCCTTGACCAGCTCGCGGACCGAGAGGATCGGTGCCGGTGAGACCGGCCGGGACTCCGTTGTCCCAACCGGCCCGCCCGGACGGAGCGCCGGTGCCGGCTCGTCCGCCCGGAGCGTCACCGCCTCGACCGGCCCGGCCCCCTCGACCGGCCCGGCCCCCTCGACCGGCCCGGTCGACTCGTCCCGCCCCGTCGACTCGTTCCGCCCGGTCGGCTCGTCCCGCCCGGTCGGCTCCACCGGTCCGGTCGCCGGCTCGGCGGAGGTGCCGGTCGGCGGGGCCACCGGGTGCAGGCAGGCGTACTGGTGCCGGCCGGCGGTCAGGGCCACCTCGGTGGTCCGGCACTCCTCGGTGGCGTACCGGCACCGGGGTGCGAACCGGCAGCCGGTGAGCGGTCGGGACAGGTCCGGCGGCAGGCCGGGGATGCTGTAGAGCCGGGCGTCCGGCTCCCGGGTGGCCGACTCCGGCAGCGCCTCCATCAGCGCCTCGGTGTAGCGGTGCCGGGGTGACCGGAAGAGTTCACCGGTGGTGGCGGTCTCGACCACCCGGCCGGCGTACATCACCGCGACCCGGTCGGCCCGGCCGGCGATCACCCCCAGGTCGTGGGTGACCAGCACGACCGCCATCCCGAAGTCCTCCCGCAGGTCGTCGATGAGTTCGAGGATCTGCCGCTGGGTGGTCACGTCCAGCGCGGTGGTCGGCTCGTCCGCGATGAGCAGCCGGGGCGAGCAGACCAGCGCCATCGCGATCGCGACCCGCTGCCGCATCCCGCCGGAGAGTTCGTGCGGATAGTTGTCGACCACCCTGTCCGGGCGGGGCATCCCGACCCGCCGCAGGATGTCGATCGCCCGCTCCCGAGCCTGCGCCCTGCCGACGCCCTGGTGCACCCGCAGCGGCTCGGCGACCTGGACGCCGATCCGCATCGTCGGGTTCAGCGAGGTCAGCGGGTCCTGGAAGACCATGCCCATCCGGACGCCCCGGATCCGGCGTACCTCCTGCGGTGGCAGCGACCGCAGGTCGCGGCCCTCGAAGAGGATCTCGCCGCCGACGACCTCGCCGCCCGACGGCAGCAGGCCCATCACCGACAGTGCGGTCATCGTCTTTCCGCTGCCCGACTCGCCCACGATGCCGAGGGTCTCCCCCGGCCGGACCTCCAGGCTGACGTCGTCCAGGGCGTGCACGACGCCGCGCCGCAGCGCGATGTCGGTACGCAGGTGCCGCAACTCCAGCAGCGGGCCGGATTCCCCGGACGCCCCTGCCGGCGCGGCCGTCGAGTCGATCGGTGCGCTCATTCCCCCACTCCCCCTAGCGTCGCCGGAGGCGGACCTCGAAGGCGTCCCTCAACCCGTCGCCCATGAAGTTGAAGGCGAGCACGATGAGGATGATGGCGATTCCGGGCGGATACAGCAGCCACCAGTGGCCGCTGTAGGTGTCCGCCAGCCCGTCCGAGAGCATCCCGCCCCAGTTCGCGGCCGGTGGCGGGACGCCGAGGCCGAGGAAGGAGAGGTAGGCGACGTAGAGGATGGCGTCGGCGACCTGGAAGGTCGCGTTCACGATCACCGTGCCGATGGCGTTCGGCACGATGTGCCGGCGTACCGCCCGGCCGCCGGTGCCGCCCATCCCCCGCATCGCGTGGACGTACTCCCGGGAGCGCAGCGTCAACGCCTCGCCCCGGACGAGCCGGGCCGGGCCGAGCCAGGCGAAGGCGCCGATGATGACGATCAGCATCGGTACGCTCGGCGTGACGATCGCGGCCAGCAGCATGAAGAGGAAGAGCGACGGGATCGACATCATCGCGTCGACCACCCGCATCATCGCGGCGTCCACCCAGCCGCCGACGAAACCGGCGACGGCGCCCCAGAGCGTGCCGAGGAAGGTGGCGAGGATCCCCGCCGCGAGCCCGACCACGATCGAGGTCTGCCCGCCGAGCATCAGCCGGCCGAGCTGGTCGTAGCCGACCCCGTCGGTGCCGAGCGGGTGACCGGAGCCCGGTGCCAGGTGTACCCGGGTGAGGTCGGTGTGCACCTGGTCGGTGTGGTAGAAGATCGGCCCGAGGAAGCAGACCCCGGCGAGCAGCACGAAGAGCCCGAGGCCGACCAGGGCCAGCCGGTTCTCGCAGAAGACCGCGACCCCCTGCCGCCAGAGGCCGCGTACCGGGGCGTCGTCGGGGGCGGCCGGCTGCGGTGCGCCCACCGGTGGGGTCGGCGCCAGTTCGGTCAGGGTGGTCACGAGGTGCTCCCCCGGAGTCGTACCCGCGGGTCGACCGCGGCGTAGAGCAGGTCGGCGATCAGCGCGCCGAGCACCGTCGCCACCGAGATGATCAGGGTGACCCCGAGCAGGATCGGGAAGTCACGCTTGAGTGCCGCCTGCCAGAAGAGTTGTCCCATGCCGGGGAAGTTGAACAGCGACTCCACCACCAGGGCACCGCTGAACAGCGCCGGCAGGTACATCCCGAGCAGGGTGATGACCGGGAAGAGCCCGTTGCGCAGGGTGTGTCGGACCACGACCCGCCGCTCGGAGAGGCCCTTGCTGCGGGCCGTCCGGACGTAGTTCTCGTTGAGGTTGTCGACCATCGAGGAGCGGACGTAGCGCGAGTAGACCGCGATGGTGACGATCGCCAGGGTGACGGTGGGCAGCACCAGCCCGGCCGGGTCGGCCAGCACCTCGCCGACGGTGAAGCCCTGCGGCGCCTCCGGCGGCAGGATCGGCCAGACCTGCGAGAAGAGGATTATCAGCATCAGGCCCATGAAGAAGATCGGGGTGGCGTACGCCAGCAGCGACAGCGAGGTGATGGTGTAGTCCGGCCAGCGGTTGCGGCGCACCGCCTGGATCACCCCGAGCGGGATCGCCACCACGATCGCCAGCAGGGTGGAGAGCAGCGACAGCACCATGGTCTTCGGCAGCCGCTGGGTGATCGCCTCGGTGACCGACTGGTTGAGCTGGAACGAGTAGCCGAGGTCGCCGTGCAGCAGGCGCTGCACGTACATGCCGTACTGCTGGATCCAGGGCCGGTCGTAGCCCATCTCGTGGTTGAACGCGGCCAACTGCTCCAGCGTCGCCTCCTTGCCCAGCGTCGCCCGGGCCGCACCGCCGGGCAGCAGGTGCAGCAGGACGAAGGCGATCACGGTGACGAGCACGACGACGATGAGAGCCTGGCCCAGGCGCGTGACGAGGTACCGGACCACTGGCGGATCCCTCCCCGGTCGGGGGCTCCGACGGCACCCGCTGGGGGCACCGCCGGAGCCGGACGGTCAGTGACTGCCGACTACTTCCAGGACCAGTCCTGGAAGTACATGTTGTTCATCGGGTCCTGCGGTTCGACGCCCTGCAACCCGGACTTGTACGCCGAGATCTGGAACACCGGGTTCGGCATCCAGAGCACCGGCAGGTCCCTGGCGAGGAAGTCGTTGTACGCCTTCAGCGCGGTGTCGTCGGCGCTGAACTGGGTCGCCTCGATGAGCTGGTCGGCCTGCGGGTTGCTGTAGCTGCCCAGGTTGACCGGGGCGTCGGTGGCGAAGAGCCGCTCGCCGCTGGCGAAGGCCGGGTAGTACCAGCTGCCCTGGGAGCCGAAGAAGGACATGTCCCAGGTGCAGGTCGCCTCGGTCGGCTTGCAGGCCGGGGTGACCGCGACCGAGTCCGGCACCTCCTTGATGGTCAGCTCGATGCCGAGCTTGGCCATCTGGGACTTGATCTCGGCGAACATCTTGGTGGTGGCGGCGAAGCCGCTCTGGCTGGTCACCGTGAAGGCCAGCGGGGTGCCGGCGGCGATGCCCTGGCCGCACTGGTTCGCCCCGGTGCCCGGGGTCTGGCAGGTGGTCTGACCGTCCGGGGTGACCTTCCAACCGTGGCTCTCCAGCAGTTCCTTCGCTTTGGTCGGGTCGAAGGAGTAGACGCAGCCGTTCTCGGCCGAGCCGGCGGTGCCGGGCTTGAGCGGCACCGGGCCGCAGGTCGGCTCGGCCATGCCGGACCAGATGACCTTGTTGATGGTCGGCTGGTCGATCAGCATCTGCATCGCCTGGCGCAGGTAGTCCTGCTTGAACAGCACGCCCGTCTTCGGGTTGTTGAAGTTGAGCTGGAGGTAGGTGATCGACCAGCCGTACCAGGGCGCGACCCGGTAGTCCTTGGACTCCAGGTACGACTTCTGGGAGAGGTTGGCCGCCGGTACGTAGCCGTAGTCGATCTCACCGGCCCGGAGCACGTTGAACTCGGCGTCGTCGCTGGTGAACGGCCGCAGCACGATCTTCGACAGCTTCGGCTTGTCGGTGCCGGAGTAGTTCGGCTGGGCGGCGAGCACGACCTCGCCGTTCGGGACGTACTTCTCCAGCTTCCAGGGGCCGCTGTTGACCTTCCAGAGGTCGTTCGTCGCGTACGTCTTGGGGTCCTTCGATGCCGCGACCAGGAAGTCGAAGACCTTCCTGGCCCCTTCCGGGGTCTTGTCCAGGT from Plantactinospora sp. BC1 carries:
- a CDS encoding ABC transporter ATP-binding protein; the protein is MTPVLRTDALGKRYGRRPALTDVTLSIPAGRVVGLVGPNGAGKSTLLNLASGMIAPTAGTIEVLGSRPAADTAQLARVGFVAQDTPVYPGLSVGDHLRLGARLNPGWDDRLARQRIGQVGLDPTQKAGRLSGGQRAQLALTLAAAKRPQLLMFDEPVAALDPLARRAFLQSLMEFVAELEVSVVLSSHLLGDLERVCDHLIVLAASRVQLAGEVEELLAAHYRLVAARADLDPPPPGTEVIQATHTARQTTLIVRDTTGTLLDRLPAAEHLDLEEMVLAYLARAAEPAGTPHPAQPLEVSR
- a CDS encoding transporter; this translates as MIWLTWRQFRGQALVAVAVLVALGTYLVVLGLRIRNAYEVNVGCAGCDVGAAKDVFENAYFTPLLLTGFLVVLVPGILGAFWGAPLLAREFESGTHRLVWNQSVTRTRWLAVKLGFVTLAGVLLTGALSLLLTWAASPYDRLFEGRFDPLLFPARNIAPLGYAVFAVVAGITVGLLVRRTLPAMAILLAGFVLLQILIPTTVRPHLQPAVTETVAWTAANARGLQLNGAGEVRTEGFAVPGAWVLTGNPQLFDASGQPANREQFEDCPHTSPDVHKACVESKGFHMVLSYQPADRYWTFQWLELGLYLVLAALLAGFAFWRIPRGLN
- a CDS encoding TMEM175 family protein, encoding MGGPTEDIGAETDTGRAEGFSDGVLAIVITLLVLDLRMPEVEPGRLLSELLEQWPSYAAYVASYLYIAVVWLNHKATFGRIRRADRGLHWMNLLVLFSTALLPFPTSVLSRALQEHNLADQRVAAALYALVGAVLSASWLAFYHYLATHRELLVDGVDERFFPSERLRAVIGLVLYAVAGLLGALVTPLAGLVIFILLPPFYGLTSGGLYSAPLVSRGRSRGGAGS
- a CDS encoding VOC family protein, with translation MKITSSAVSLNVADVAASSRFLVTHFGFHEAMAADGFASLTRDDVGMNVVFLRQGLPTLPADQRDDHARGLILAFVVDDLEGELARLQAEGVTITMPLTVEEWGERAFQVRDPNGVIVQLVDWNGAEQ
- a CDS encoding ABC transporter ATP-binding protein; its protein translation is MSAPIDSTAAPAGASGESGPLLELRHLRTDIALRRGVVHALDDVSLEVRPGETLGIVGESGSGKTMTALSVMGLLPSGGEVVGGEILFEGRDLRSLPPQEVRRIRGVRMGMVFQDPLTSLNPTMRIGVQVAEPLRVHQGVGRAQARERAIDILRRVGMPRPDRVVDNYPHELSGGMRQRVAIAMALVCSPRLLIADEPTTALDVTTQRQILELIDDLREDFGMAVVLVTHDLGVIAGRADRVAVMYAGRVVETATTGELFRSPRHRYTEALMEALPESATREPDARLYSIPGLPPDLSRPLTGCRFAPRCRYATEECRTTEVALTAGRHQYACLHPVAPPTGTSAEPATGPVEPTGRDEPTGRNESTGRDESTGPVEGAGPVEGAGPVEAVTLRADEPAPALRPGGPVGTTESRPVSPAPILSVRELVKDYPASGAGLLRRAAGQVSAVAGVSLDVHPGETFGLVGESGCGKSTVGRLVVGLERPTAGRIVLDGTDIATLGRRERRRMHRQVQLMFQDSYAAMNPRMRVDAILAEPLEIQQVGDGAARRARIGTLLDQVGLSRRVLERYPHEFSGGQLQRIGLARSLALQPRLIVGDEPVSALDVSIQAQVLNLMRDLQRELGLAYVFISHDLSVVDYMSDRVGVMYLGKLVEVGPAHDVVRSARHPYTQALIDAVPSARPDAAATDRESMTIRGELPSALNPPTGCRFRTRCPIAAEICQTEPPLAGDVHQVACHFPLRPESSAAPARTGAAR
- a CDS encoding ABC transporter permease; this encodes MGAPQPAAPDDAPVRGLWRQGVAVFCENRLALVGLGLFVLLAGVCFLGPIFYHTDQVHTDLTRVHLAPGSGHPLGTDGVGYDQLGRLMLGGQTSIVVGLAAGILATFLGTLWGAVAGFVGGWVDAAMMRVVDAMMSIPSLFLFMLLAAIVTPSVPMLIVIIGAFAWLGPARLVRGEALTLRSREYVHAMRGMGGTGGRAVRRHIVPNAIGTVIVNATFQVADAILYVAYLSFLGLGVPPPAANWGGMLSDGLADTYSGHWWLLYPPGIAIILIVLAFNFMGDGLRDAFEVRLRRR
- a CDS encoding ABC transporter permease, giving the protein MVRYLVTRLGQALIVVVLVTVIAFVLLHLLPGGAARATLGKEATLEQLAAFNHEMGYDRPWIQQYGMYVQRLLHGDLGYSFQLNQSVTEAITQRLPKTMVLSLLSTLLAIVVAIPLGVIQAVRRNRWPDYTITSLSLLAYATPIFFMGLMLIILFSQVWPILPPEAPQGFTVGEVLADPAGLVLPTVTLAIVTIAVYSRYVRSSMVDNLNENYVRTARSKGLSERRVVVRHTLRNGLFPVITLLGMYLPALFSGALVVESLFNFPGMGQLFWQAALKRDFPILLGVTLIISVATVLGALIADLLYAAVDPRVRLRGSTS
- a CDS encoding peptide ABC transporter substrate-binding protein codes for the protein MRSRFHRGALRGTVAVASALALGLGLAACGGDSSSSGKGGSQGRDTATVAFRTPNWILPISAPGFTQGENQIFGSAQYRPLYQYKLDGSAKYNIDTERSLANPPEVSDGGKTLTITLKDNTWSDGKPITTRDIDFWWNVVTANKDKWASYRKGGFPDNIAAWTIKDAKTFSVTTTQAYNTAWFVGNQLNRITPMPQHVWDRDSATASVSDLDKTPEGARKVFDFLVAASKDPKTYATNDLWKVNSGPWKLEKYVPNGEVVLAAQPNYSGTDKPKLSKIVLRPFTSDDAEFNVLRAGEIDYGYVPAANLSQKSYLESKDYRVAPWYGWSITYLQLNFNNPKTGVLFKQDYLRQAMQMLIDQPTINKVIWSGMAEPTCGPVPLKPGTAGSAENGCVYSFDPTKAKELLESHGWKVTPDGQTTCQTPGTGANQCGQGIAAGTPLAFTVTSQSGFAATTKMFAEIKSQMAKLGIELTIKEVPDSVAVTPACKPTEATCTWDMSFFGSQGSWYYPAFASGERLFATDAPVNLGSYSNPQADQLIEATQFSADDTALKAYNDFLARDLPVLWMPNPVFQISAYKSGLQGVEPQDPMNNMYFQDWSWK